Proteins found in one Acanthopagrus latus isolate v.2019 chromosome 3, fAcaLat1.1, whole genome shotgun sequence genomic segment:
- the LOC119016460 gene encoding hepatoma-derived growth factor-like: MPRSNRQKEYKPGDLVFAKMKGYPHWPARIDELPEGAVKSPSNKYQVFFFGTHETAFLGPKDLFPYDEHKEKFGKPNKRKGFAEGLWEIENNPTVTHEGYESSKKDNASEGAGDTGGSEKADAEGSSDEDEGALVIDEKNERGGTKRKAEESTEASPKRPKDTEAEGDSKVDGDKSNAEAKLNDVAGPKPTAPSSQSESKAEAQENAPAGGQLTADKPVTDSA, from the exons ATGCCGCGGTCCAACAGGCAAAAGGAATACAAACCTGGAGACCTTGTGTTTGCCAAAATGAAGGGGTATCCTCACTGGCCTGCGAGG ATTGACGAATTACCCGAAGGAGCCGTGAAGTCCCCTTCAAACAAGTACCAGGTGTTCTTTTTCGGAACACATGAGAC GGCGTTCCTGGGGCCCAAGGATTTGTTCCCCTACGATGAACATAAGGAAAAATTTGGAAAACCAAATAAGAGGAAAGGATTTGCCGAAGGACTCTGGGAGATCGAGAACAACCCCACTGTCACGCATGAAGGCTATGAG TCATCAAAGAAGGACAATGCGTCAGAAGGAGCAGGGGATACTGGCGGCTCGGAAAAGGCAGATGCCGAGGGCAGCAGCGACGAGGACGAAGGGGCCTTGGTCATCGACGAGAAGAACGAGAGGGGAGGGACTAAACGAAAAGCAGAGGAGTCCACAGAG gCGTCTCCCAAGCGGCCGAAGGATACGGAGGCGGAAGGTGACTCTAAAGTAGACGGTGACAAGTCGAATGCAGAAGCAAAGCTCAATGATGTGGCTGGACCCAAGCCAACTGCTCCCTCCTCACAGAGCGAGTCGAAAGCGGAGGCCCAGGAAAACGCTCCAGCAGGAGGCCAGCTAACAGCAGATAAG CCTGTGACAGACAGCGCTTAA
- the prcc gene encoding proline-rich protein PRCC produces MSLVAYGSSDDSDSEETSTSAAAQRRVSAGGLFSVLPAPKKPASAGGNYGPSKETKANPSAGDSTSNDDLDSQPSKGSLFSSLPKPRKRSEPVRISVPQIQRRDSDSDDDEPAQKKQSQGAGSGLSSLLPKPKNMTVKELDRPLIPHTLTKRQEPKGPKPGTPAQGLLGSSASPSAIKAAAKSAALQLARQIATDDQDNEEDITPQNYFSLGESSQPLPEILPSVDPEPGAPAELLPFSPADEPGQSDAPLDFGGNHEGAGAWGGQCPQYEQPMAGPEALPPGYYNEPYFQDPNSSLAETEEPGQSTMFDDEAFMRLQGKRNRGKEEVKFLEIKGDDQLSGNQQWMTKSMTEEKQTRQSFSKKKGEQPTGQQRRKHQITYLIHQAKERELELKNNWAENKLTRRQTQAKYGF; encoded by the exons atGTCTTTAGTCGCCTATGGTAGCAGCGATGATAGTGACTCAGAGGAAACCTCGACCTCTGCCGCAGCGCAGAGAAGAGTCAGCGCCGGAGGGCTCTTCTCAGTCCTGCCTGCTCCCAAAAAGCCAGCATCGGCAGGAGGAAACTATGGACCAAGCAAGGAGACAAAAGCGAACCCTTCAGCAGGGGACAGCACGTCAAACGATGACCTAGATTCTCAGCCATCTAAAGGAAGCTTATTTTCTAGCCTGCCTAAGCCGAGGAAGCGATCAGAACCTGTCAGGATCTCTGTACCACAAATCCAGAGACGGGAT TCGGACTCAGATGATGATGAACCAGCACAGAAGAAACAGTCTCAG gGTGCAGGTTCAggcctctcctcccttctcccaaaacccaaaaacatgacagtgaagGAGCTCGACAGACCCCTGATtcctcacacactcaccaaGCGCCAAGAACCCAAAGGACCCAAGCCCGGGACGCCTGCTCAGGGTCTGCTTGGTTCTAGTGCATCACCTTCTGCCATCAAAGCTGCAGCAAAGTCAGCTGCCCTGCAGCTGGCTCGACAAATAGCCACCGACGACCAGGATAACGAGGAAGACATAACCCCCCAGAACTACTTTTCCCTGGGCGAGAGCTCTCAGCCTCTGCCCGAAATCCTCCCTAGCGTAGACCCCGAGCCAGGAGCCCCTGCAGAGCTTCTTCCCTTTTCACCTGCAGATGAGCCTGGGCAGTCCGACGCCCCCCTCGACTTTGGGGGGAACCATGAGGGAGCTGGTGCATGGGGAGGTCAATGTCCTCAGTATGAACAGCCGATGGCAGGACCAGAAGCTCTCCCTCCG GGATATTATAATGAGCCATACTTCCAGGATCCTAATTCCAGCCTGGCAGAGACTGAAGAGCCTGGCCAGTCTACAATGTTTGATGATGAGGCG TTCATGCGACTGCAAGGGAAACGGAACAGGGGCAAAGAGGAGGTGAAGTTTCTGGAGATCAAGGGGGACGACCAGCTGAGCGGCAACCAGCAGTGGATGACCAAAAGCATGACAGAAGAGAAGCAGACGCGTCAGTCCTTCAGCAAG AAAAAAGGAGAGCAACCTACTGGACAGCAGCGACGCAAGCATCAGATAACATATCTCATTCACCAG GCAAAGGAACGCGAGTTGGAGCTAAAGAACAACTGGGCAGAAAACAAGCTAACCCGCCGGCAGACCCAGGCCAAATATGGTTTCTAA